In Amycolatopsis methanolica 239, a single genomic region encodes these proteins:
- a CDS encoding class I SAM-dependent methyltransferase: MSDLVAEIIRNAADHSALSDELHFAALSPGERDQLDHGRANALRALRLPPDAHVLEVGAGHGAVTRYLGEQVARVDAVEADHAEAVRARTADLPGVRVLDEVPGERYDLVVASDVEHADRLKPGGVLCLAVPNRLGVGRPGGQSRRHWERRLAEAGLTVHKVLGCLPGHRITRAVITAELLDRHPRLAVELSGRDERWAEMVEGGLGLDTVDGLLFLASAGEPAARLWPDDVLATYFNTDRAARWCTRADVVGDEIRRTPLLPQQPGPVAVREWTDVVVDAPTLPEVLNEQPWRAAELLTAWADLVRTNPSWDLIPSNVLAVDPPQAIDLEWERAGTTADEVIDRGLLLLADELARAGWAGAAPGTTVRDLAAWLGVLLDRPTAFVDAAAEREAEFQAIRRCGVTSGPGLDHERDAMRLAWRRRLAEEITRHTPATTELDAQVARTLTRMDRIIASGDSMFRGNTEHYFAVAGQALRACLHGLQAAGRPAPRRVLDFGCGYGRVLRTFRAAFPDAELVASDIELDGVEHCVRFFGATGLPASVRIEEIPQVSDIDLIWSGSVLTHLDIAAWDALLGYFERALAPGGVAVVTTHGRRVAWRMANGGEYGLTAADHARVLADYRDHGFGYADYPGQPGYGISLSTPEWVTGHVLTPRLRLAGYVEAGWDGHQDVLILVKDAEETLKAGR, encoded by the coding sequence GTGAGCGACCTGGTCGCCGAGATCATCCGCAACGCCGCCGACCACTCCGCGCTGTCCGACGAGCTGCACTTCGCGGCGCTGTCGCCGGGCGAGCGGGACCAGCTCGACCACGGCCGGGCCAACGCGTTGCGGGCGCTCCGGTTGCCGCCGGACGCGCACGTGCTCGAAGTGGGCGCGGGGCACGGCGCGGTGACGCGGTACCTCGGCGAGCAGGTGGCGCGGGTCGACGCCGTCGAGGCGGACCACGCGGAAGCCGTCCGGGCCCGCACCGCCGATCTGCCCGGGGTGCGCGTCCTGGACGAGGTTCCCGGCGAGCGGTACGACCTGGTCGTCGCGTCCGACGTCGAGCACGCGGACCGGCTGAAGCCCGGCGGGGTGCTGTGCCTCGCCGTGCCGAACCGGCTCGGTGTGGGCCGGCCGGGCGGGCAGTCGCGCCGCCACTGGGAGCGTCGGCTGGCCGAGGCCGGGCTGACCGTCCACAAGGTCCTCGGCTGCCTCCCCGGTCACCGGATCACCCGCGCCGTCATCACCGCCGAACTGCTCGACCGGCACCCGCGGCTCGCGGTGGAGCTGTCCGGACGTGACGAGCGCTGGGCGGAGATGGTCGAGGGCGGTCTCGGCCTGGACACCGTGGACGGCCTGCTGTTCCTCGCGTCGGCAGGCGAACCCGCCGCCCGGCTCTGGCCGGACGACGTACTCGCCACCTACTTCAACACCGACCGCGCGGCCCGCTGGTGCACCCGGGCGGACGTGGTCGGCGACGAAATCCGCCGCACTCCCCTGCTGCCGCAGCAACCGGGGCCGGTCGCGGTGCGCGAGTGGACGGACGTCGTGGTCGACGCCCCGACGCTGCCCGAGGTGCTGAACGAGCAGCCGTGGCGGGCCGCGGAGCTGCTGACCGCGTGGGCGGATCTGGTGCGTACCAACCCGTCGTGGGACCTGATCCCGTCGAACGTGCTGGCCGTCGACCCGCCACAGGCGATCGACCTGGAGTGGGAGCGCGCCGGGACGACCGCCGACGAGGTGATCGACCGGGGCCTGCTGCTGCTCGCCGACGAACTCGCCCGTGCCGGCTGGGCCGGCGCCGCGCCCGGCACGACGGTGCGGGACCTGGCCGCCTGGCTCGGTGTCCTGCTCGACCGGCCGACGGCGTTCGTCGACGCGGCCGCCGAGCGGGAGGCGGAGTTCCAGGCGATCCGGCGCTGCGGCGTCACTTCCGGCCCCGGTCTGGACCACGAGCGGGATGCGATGCGCCTGGCCTGGCGCCGCCGTCTCGCCGAGGAGATCACGCGGCACACCCCGGCCACCACCGAACTGGACGCGCAGGTCGCCCGCACCCTGACCCGGATGGACCGGATCATCGCGTCCGGCGACTCGATGTTCCGCGGCAACACCGAGCACTACTTCGCGGTGGCCGGGCAGGCGCTGCGGGCGTGCCTGCACGGGCTGCAGGCCGCCGGTCGGCCCGCGCCGCGGCGGGTGCTCGACTTCGGCTGCGGCTATGGCCGGGTGCTGCGCACGTTCCGGGCCGCCTTCCCGGACGCCGAACTCGTCGCCTCCGACATCGAACTGGACGGCGTCGAGCACTGCGTGCGGTTCTTCGGCGCGACCGGGCTGCCCGCGTCGGTGCGCATCGAGGAGATCCCGCAGGTCAGCGACATCGACCTGATCTGGTCCGGCTCGGTGCTGACCCACTTGGACATCGCGGCGTGGGACGCGCTGCTCGGCTACTTCGAGCGCGCGCTCGCGCCGGGCGGGGTCGCGGTGGTCACCACGCACGGCCGCCGCGTCGCGTGGCGGATGGCCAACGGCGGCGAGTACGGCCTGACGGCCGCGGACCACGCCCGGGTGCTGGCGGACTACCGTGACCACGGGTTCGGCTACGCCGACTACCCCGGCCAGCCCGGGTACGGCATCTCGCTGAGCACCCCGGAGTGGGTGACCGGGCACGTCCTCACCCCGCGGCTGCGCCTCGCCGGGTACGTCGAGGCGGGCTGGGACGGCCACCAGGACGTGCTGATCCTGGTCAAGGACGCCGAAGAGACGTTGAAGGCGGGACGATGA
- a CDS encoding glycosyltransferase family 4 protein, with amino-acid sequence MNTAAGLVRPGRPVGHLFELRGWVTAGETVTVHIGGSEAEVRRHDTGTEPPGTTGLLIRTPDPVPTGRHEVVVRAANGDALTGAVVEVGRFGDEEPLRLYEIDTPKHGDNPQGDVVFVRGWVLLDSRAPSLVEVLVDGGEPVRARTRLPRPDVADHLPDFPDAGVSGFEARVPIDLPAGEDRALSVRIRVRGELSGEWTSDAREVVLSNPAAEDTDVALAAQLADRTRKALARPRSGADPRHVLVFTHSLAVGGGQLWLQELLDRLATRHGWRITVVTQLDGELRADCEAHGIDVHLTSPYRVHDVASYEGHIAELAQFARGTDASVALVNTLGAFPGADAAIRAGLPTAWVLHESFDLNDFSYQNWGPAGLLPPVRERWVSTLREADRLLFVADATREMFLPFSTPARCRTIRYGTPMVTYGGQVSERDRRAARRKLGIPEDTTLLLNVGVLEPRKGQGLLISAMDRVRRAHPGIRLSIVGHHPSPYGLALAEFTERTGLRDWVDLVPIQRDPAPWFEAADLFVNSSDVESLPRSILEAVCCGLPVVASDVFGAREMIADGRSGWLFEPNDADALTVALLRALDTPAARRRAIAANAYEKLHGWLDPAGYAAEYADVLTELVKERG; translated from the coding sequence ATGAACACAGCGGCCGGGTTGGTGCGGCCGGGACGGCCGGTGGGGCACCTGTTCGAGCTGCGCGGCTGGGTCACCGCGGGCGAGACCGTGACCGTCCACATCGGAGGGTCCGAGGCGGAGGTGCGGCGCCACGACACCGGGACCGAACCGCCGGGCACGACCGGTCTGCTGATCCGCACGCCGGACCCGGTGCCGACCGGCAGGCACGAGGTCGTGGTCCGCGCCGCGAACGGCGACGCGCTGACCGGCGCCGTGGTGGAGGTCGGCCGCTTCGGCGACGAGGAACCGCTGCGGCTGTACGAGATCGACACCCCGAAGCACGGCGACAACCCGCAGGGCGACGTCGTGTTCGTGCGTGGCTGGGTGCTGCTCGACTCGCGTGCGCCGTCGCTGGTCGAGGTCCTGGTCGACGGCGGTGAGCCGGTCCGCGCCCGCACCCGCCTGCCGCGGCCGGACGTGGCCGACCACCTGCCGGACTTCCCGGACGCCGGCGTCAGCGGGTTCGAGGCGCGGGTGCCCATCGACCTGCCGGCGGGCGAGGACCGCGCGTTGTCGGTGCGGATCCGCGTCCGCGGCGAGCTGTCCGGCGAGTGGACCTCCGACGCGCGCGAGGTGGTGCTGTCCAACCCGGCGGCCGAGGACACCGACGTCGCGCTGGCCGCGCAGCTCGCCGACCGCACGCGGAAGGCGCTGGCGCGGCCGCGTAGCGGCGCGGATCCGCGGCACGTTCTGGTGTTCACGCACAGCCTCGCGGTCGGCGGCGGGCAGTTGTGGTTGCAGGAGCTGCTGGACCGGCTCGCGACGCGGCACGGCTGGCGCATCACGGTCGTCACCCAGCTCGACGGCGAACTGCGCGCGGACTGCGAAGCGCACGGCATCGACGTGCACCTCACCTCGCCGTACCGCGTGCACGACGTCGCCTCCTACGAAGGGCACATCGCCGAGCTCGCCCAGTTCGCGCGCGGCACCGACGCCTCGGTCGCGCTGGTCAACACGCTCGGCGCGTTCCCCGGCGCGGACGCGGCGATCCGGGCGGGGCTGCCGACCGCGTGGGTGCTGCACGAGAGCTTCGACCTGAACGATTTCTCGTACCAGAACTGGGGGCCGGCGGGCCTGCTGCCGCCGGTGCGCGAGCGCTGGGTGAGCACGCTGCGCGAGGCGGACCGGCTGCTGTTCGTCGCCGACGCCACGCGCGAGATGTTCCTGCCGTTCTCGACCCCGGCGCGCTGCCGCACGATCCGCTACGGCACGCCGATGGTCACCTACGGCGGTCAGGTGTCCGAACGCGACCGTCGCGCGGCGCGGCGGAAACTCGGCATCCCCGAGGACACCACGCTGCTGCTCAACGTCGGCGTGCTGGAACCGCGCAAGGGACAGGGCCTGCTGATCAGCGCCATGGACCGGGTCCGGCGGGCGCACCCCGGGATCCGGTTGAGCATCGTCGGCCACCACCCGTCGCCGTACGGGCTGGCGCTCGCCGAGTTCACCGAGCGGACCGGCCTGCGGGACTGGGTCGACCTGGTGCCGATCCAGCGCGACCCGGCGCCGTGGTTCGAGGCGGCGGACCTGTTCGTGAACAGCTCCGACGTGGAGTCGCTGCCGCGCTCGATCCTGGAGGCCGTGTGCTGCGGTCTGCCGGTGGTCGCCAGCGACGTGTTCGGCGCGCGGGAGATGATCGCCGACGGGCGCAGCGGCTGGCTGTTCGAGCCCAACGACGCGGACGCGCTCACCGTCGCGCTACTTCGTGCCCTGGACACCCCGGCGGCCCGGCGGCGCGCGATCGCCGCGAACGCCTACGAGAAGCTGCACGGCTGGCTGGACCCGGCGGGCTACGCCGCCGAGTACGCCGACGTGCTCACCGAGCTGGTGAAGGAGCGGGGATGA